The genomic segment GCCCATACTCAAACCGCCACGCGCTGGACGCCCACGAATTCTGTGGTTGTAGGCTCCTCAACTTCAAGGCAAAGTTCAATCGCTTCCCTAATCCGCTTCATCAAGACATCGAGTGACTTCGCCTGTGTATGGCAACCGCGAAGAGCCGGAACCGTCGCCACGAAGTATCCGTCTTCATCCCTTTCGATAACTACATTGAACTCACGGACCA from the Deltaproteobacteria bacterium genome contains:
- a CDS encoding type II toxin-antitoxin system HicB family antitoxin, with product MVREFNVVIERDEDGYFVATVPALRGCHTQAKSLDVLMKRIREAIELCLEVEEPTTTEFVGVQRVAV